In the genome of Acidimicrobiia bacterium, one region contains:
- the aceA gene encoding isocitrate lyase: MTRSWAEDPRWEGVTRDYQAAAVVRLQGSHPPQLPYSMFAAGRLWSLLHERDFVAALGALTGGQAVQMAKAGLEAVYLSGWQVAADANLAGETYPDQSLYPANSAPALVRRINAALRRADQIQWAGGGGDVDYFLPIVADAEAGFGGALNAFEIMRGMIEAGAAAVHFEDQLASEKKCGHMGGKVLVPTSQHVRTLTAARLAADVAGVPTLLVARTDANSATLLTSDADEADRQFLTGVRTPEGFHEVRSGIDAAIARGLAYAPYSDLLWCETAHPDREEAERFAEAIHLRFPGKLLAYNCSPSFNWKRHLDDSAIASFQRDLAAMGYKFQFITLAGFHAVNASMFSLAKGYAESGMPAYVRLQEDEFAMEDDGYTATRHQQEVGAGYFDLVAEVVAGGRAATLALTGSTEEEQFVG, encoded by the coding sequence ATGACCCGCTCCTGGGCAGAGGACCCTCGATGGGAGGGGGTGACGCGCGACTACCAGGCGGCCGCCGTCGTACGCCTGCAGGGCTCGCACCCACCCCAGCTGCCCTACTCGATGTTCGCTGCCGGACGCCTGTGGAGCCTCCTGCACGAGCGCGACTTCGTCGCCGCCCTCGGCGCCCTCACCGGCGGCCAGGCGGTGCAGATGGCCAAGGCCGGCCTGGAGGCGGTGTACCTGTCCGGCTGGCAGGTCGCCGCCGACGCCAACCTTGCCGGTGAGACCTACCCCGATCAGAGCCTGTATCCGGCGAACAGCGCCCCGGCACTGGTGCGGCGGATCAATGCAGCTTTGCGGCGCGCCGATCAGATCCAGTGGGCGGGCGGGGGAGGAGACGTCGACTACTTCCTACCCATCGTCGCCGATGCCGAGGCCGGCTTCGGAGGCGCACTCAACGCCTTCGAGATCATGCGAGGGATGATCGAGGCGGGCGCCGCCGCCGTCCACTTCGAGGATCAGCTCGCCTCTGAGAAGAAGTGCGGGCACATGGGTGGCAAGGTGCTGGTCCCCACCTCTCAGCACGTGCGAACCCTCACCGCCGCTCGACTGGCCGCCGATGTGGCGGGCGTGCCCACCCTGTTGGTGGCGCGCACCGACGCCAACTCGGCGACGCTGCTCACGAGCGACGCTGACGAGGCCGACCGGCAGTTCCTCACCGGCGTGCGCACGCCGGAGGGGTTCCACGAGGTGCGAAGTGGGATCGATGCCGCCATCGCCAGGGGGCTCGCCTACGCCCCGTACTCCGACCTGCTGTGGTGCGAGACCGCCCATCCCGACCGGGAGGAGGCGGAGCGCTTCGCCGAGGCCATACACCTGCGCTTCCCGGGCAAGCTGCTCGCCTACAACTGCTCGCCGTCGTTCAACTGGAAGAGACACCTCGACGACTCCGCCATCGCCTCCTTCCAGAGGGACCTGGCGGCGATGGGTTACAAGTTCCAGTTCATCACCCTGGCCGGGTTTCACGCCGTCAACGCCTCGATGTTCTCTCTGGCGAAGGGCTATGCCGAGTCCGGGATGCCGGCCTACGTCCGCCTCCAGGAGGACGAGTTCGCCATGGAGGATGACGGCTATACGGCGACGCGACATCAACAGGAGGTCGGCGCCGGGTACTTCGACCTGGTGGCCGAGGTGGTGGCCGGCGGTCGTGCCGCCACCCTGGCTCTGACCGGCTCCACCGAGGAGGAGCAGTTCGTGGGATGA
- a CDS encoding inorganic diphosphatase — MVVEIPRGSRNKYEMDPETGEIFLDRMLFTATRYPADYGFIPDTLAEDGDPLDVMVLTAEPTFPGCRVRVRPLGVFLMEDQGLPDHKVIGVPAGDSRWDGTDDVADLPDHLRRELEHFFEVYTALEGKKTAALGWSGVKVAESVIAEARRRHPG, encoded by the coding sequence ATGGTGGTGGAGATCCCACGCGGGAGCCGCAACAAGTACGAGATGGATCCGGAGACCGGAGAGATCTTTCTCGACCGGATGCTCTTCACTGCCACCCGATATCCGGCGGACTACGGGTTCATTCCCGACACCCTCGCCGAGGACGGTGACCCTCTCGACGTGATGGTGCTGACCGCAGAGCCGACGTTCCCCGGGTGCAGGGTGCGGGTGCGGCCTCTGGGCGTGTTCCTGATGGAGGACCAGGGCCTTCCCGATCACAAGGTCATCGGGGTGCCTGCTGGGGACTCACGCTGGGACGGGACCGACGATGTCGCCGATCTCCCCGATCACCTGAGGCGCGAGCTGGAGCACTTTTTCGAGGTGTACACCGCCCTGGAGGGCAAGAAGACGGCGGCGCTGGGGTGGAGCGGGGTGAAAGTTGCGGAGTCCGTCATCGCCGAGGCCCGGCGGCGCCACCCCGGCTGA
- a CDS encoding AMP-binding protein → MDWLRRAAADRPAAPALVTPGRVITYAELDRAADVVATVVVQSGLEGGAVAFWGERHPSAAAALWGIPRGGATAVPVDPAWPPDLSMRLTRLSGARGLWSTLDEATFDRLLDRTPLSDLPGTGPPGPCRFVVFTSGSEGEPRGVVLTGENIAASVAGSAQRLGNGPDDGWLAVLPTFHVGGTSILWRQAEQGAPVLFEPTFDPSRAAGLLEGAAFASVVPTMLRRLLAAGAVGSKTLRGVLVGGGPADRHLLERAMDAGIPALQTYGMTETTSQVATVAPGEEQIDLGTSGRPIDGAAVRIGEDGRVEVRGPMVSPGYLGEQTREPGTWLRTGDLGEIDDRGRLVVLGRADAVIVTGGEKVHPTAVESALRMVPGVVDARVTGAADPEWGSRVVADVVLDGVTVEEVAAAARRLMPPSAVPKEWRPVTSLPTKLL, encoded by the coding sequence ATGGATTGGTTGCGTCGCGCCGCCGCCGACCGCCCGGCGGCCCCGGCACTGGTCACACCGGGACGGGTGATCACCTACGCCGAGCTGGATCGCGCCGCCGACGTCGTCGCCACCGTGGTCGTGCAGAGCGGGCTGGAGGGCGGCGCCGTCGCCTTCTGGGGCGAGCGCCACCCGTCTGCGGCCGCCGCCCTGTGGGGGATTCCGCGCGGCGGTGCAACGGCGGTTCCGGTCGATCCTGCCTGGCCGCCGGATCTCTCGATGCGCCTGACGCGGCTCTCCGGCGCCAGAGGGTTGTGGTCGACCCTGGACGAAGCCACCTTCGATCGGCTCCTCGATCGCACACCGCTCTCGGATCTTCCGGGCACCGGTCCGCCGGGGCCGTGCCGGTTCGTGGTGTTCACCTCGGGAAGCGAGGGGGAACCGCGTGGCGTGGTGCTGACGGGGGAGAACATCGCCGCTTCGGTTGCCGGATCGGCACAGCGGCTAGGCAACGGCCCCGACGACGGCTGGCTGGCGGTGCTTCCAACTTTCCACGTCGGCGGGACTTCCATCCTCTGGCGGCAAGCCGAACAGGGGGCACCGGTGCTCTTCGAACCGACCTTCGACCCGTCGCGGGCAGCGGGGCTGCTCGAAGGCGCCGCATTCGCATCGGTGGTGCCGACCATGTTGCGACGTCTCCTCGCCGCCGGCGCGGTCGGATCGAAGACTCTTCGGGGCGTGCTGGTGGGTGGCGGTCCCGCCGACCGCCACCTGCTGGAACGGGCCATGGACGCCGGCATCCCCGCCCTGCAGACCTACGGAATGACCGAGACCACCTCTCAGGTGGCCACGGTCGCACCGGGCGAAGAGCAGATCGACCTGGGGACCTCAGGACGCCCCATCGACGGAGCCGCGGTTCGCATCGGGGAGGATGGGCGCGTGGAGGTGCGTGGACCGATGGTGTCTCCCGGGTATCTGGGTGAGCAGACTCGGGAACCGGGGACATGGTTGCGCACCGGTGACCTAGGCGAGATCGATGATCGGGGGCGGCTCGTGGTCCTGGGTCGCGCCGACGCCGTGATCGTCACCGGTGGCGAGAAGGTGCATCCGACCGCGGTGGAGTCGGCGTTGCGGATGGTCCCCGGGGTCGTCGACGCCCGGGTCACCGGCGCCGCCGATCCGGAGTGGGGGAGCCGGGTGGTCGCAGATGTCGTGCTCGACGGGGTCACCGTCGAGGAGGTCGCCGCTGCGGCCCGCCGCCTGATGCCGCCCTCGGCGGTGCCGAAGGAGTGGCGCCCGGTGACATCGCTGCCGACCAAGCTGTTGTAG
- a CDS encoding ATP-binding protein — MPSRDATFARAVLDFLRKAGTERSTGRVVAEMFRFFAETFSFDRVTLFLARGPDRRMEPFVSEYADGSADPALYDEWRALDPEKFPLMDRIRDGVGSMLVTDPFSPTDGLPPEVVQRYDIQPFVVFALSRDGELIGVLMVEGDVDTLRRHQSETAELADHVTTALANARAFEDEHRRASDAEALLEVASVLTKTTELTSVLAAVAQNAARVAHFDRCSVFLVDEATGALQPTMSQFADGHVDEAAWERFVGTRFEVPLATAVMRSGMPQVIDDPENQPDQIPIEWVAPFGIKTMLFVPLSAWGQSFGVLVLDRRRRDRIGAKQIRVAQGVASQGAAAIGIARLLARERAAIARLEELDRLKTTFVAAVSHELRTPLTSIIGFGAILADHVHDDEGKEFVSLIHRESAHLESLINNLLVTSRLEAGLLRYERCQVDVGSVIEEAAELVRTLYPHRSIELNLEPDLVIQEGDAGRLRQVFVNLLQNAAKYTPQESPVEVSIRRDTESGLVVRVDDRGDGIPEEEREAIFDRFRRGRDQTVQGTGIGLYLVRTLVEAHGGRVWVEARPDGPGARFVVTLPVFASSAEMAWETAAERIEVA; from the coding sequence ATGCCGTCACGCGACGCCACCTTCGCCCGTGCCGTCCTCGACTTCCTCCGCAAGGCAGGGACCGAGAGGTCGACCGGCCGCGTGGTGGCCGAGATGTTTCGGTTCTTCGCCGAGACGTTCTCGTTCGATCGGGTGACCCTCTTCCTGGCCCGGGGACCCGATCGCCGGATGGAGCCGTTCGTGTCCGAGTACGCCGACGGCAGCGCCGACCCAGCCCTCTACGACGAGTGGCGAGCGCTGGACCCGGAGAAGTTCCCCCTCATGGATCGGATCCGCGACGGGGTCGGCTCGATGCTGGTCACCGACCCGTTCTCACCAACCGACGGCCTGCCCCCCGAGGTCGTGCAGCGCTACGACATCCAGCCGTTCGTGGTGTTCGCTCTGAGTCGCGACGGCGAACTCATCGGCGTGCTCATGGTCGAAGGCGACGTCGACACGCTTCGCCGCCATCAATCGGAGACCGCCGAGCTCGCCGACCACGTCACGACTGCACTGGCCAACGCTCGAGCGTTCGAGGACGAGCACAGACGGGCGAGCGATGCCGAGGCACTGCTCGAAGTGGCGAGCGTCCTCACCAAGACCACCGAGCTGACCTCGGTGCTCGCCGCAGTGGCCCAGAACGCCGCCCGGGTGGCCCACTTCGACCGATGCTCGGTGTTCCTGGTCGACGAGGCGACCGGTGCCCTGCAACCCACGATGAGTCAGTTCGCCGACGGCCACGTCGACGAGGCCGCCTGGGAGCGCTTCGTCGGCACCCGCTTCGAGGTTCCTCTCGCCACCGCCGTGATGAGAAGCGGCATGCCCCAGGTGATCGACGACCCGGAGAACCAACCCGACCAGATCCCGATCGAGTGGGTCGCCCCGTTCGGGATCAAGACGATGCTGTTCGTCCCCCTCAGCGCCTGGGGCCAGAGCTTCGGCGTGCTGGTGCTCGACCGCCGCCGTCGCGATCGGATCGGCGCCAAACAGATCCGGGTGGCACAGGGGGTCGCCTCCCAGGGGGCGGCCGCAATCGGGATCGCTCGACTGCTGGCCAGAGAACGAGCGGCGATCGCACGCCTCGAAGAGCTGGACCGGCTCAAGACCACCTTCGTGGCGGCGGTCTCCCATGAGCTGCGCACTCCGCTCACCTCGATCATCGGCTTCGGAGCGATCCTTGCCGACCACGTGCACGACGATGAGGGGAAGGAGTTCGTCTCGCTGATCCACCGCGAGTCGGCGCACCTTGAGTCCCTGATCAACAACCTCCTGGTGACCTCCCGCCTCGAAGCCGGCCTGCTCCGTTACGAACGGTGCCAGGTCGACGTGGGTTCTGTCATCGAGGAGGCCGCCGAACTGGTGAGAACGCTGTATCCGCACAGAAGCATCGAGCTGAACCTCGAGCCCGACCTCGTCATCCAGGAGGGCGACGCAGGCCGGCTCCGCCAGGTGTTCGTCAACCTGCTCCAGAACGCCGCCAAGTACACCCCTCAGGAGTCACCGGTGGAGGTGTCCATACGGCGAGACACCGAGTCCGGCCTCGTGGTCCGTGTCGACGACCGCGGCGACGGTATCCCCGAGGAGGAACGCGAGGCCATCTTCGACCGCTTCCGCAGGGGCCGGGACCAGACGGTTCAGGGAACCGGGATCGGCCTCTACCTTGTCCGCACCCTGGTCGAGGCCCACGGAGGTCGGGTCTGGGTCGAGGCCCGACCGGACGGTCCCGGTGCAAGGTTCGTGGTCACCCTTCCCGTGTTCGCCTCATCGGCGGAGATGGCCTGGGAGACGGCAGCAGAACGGATCGAGGTCGCCTAG
- the aceB gene encoding malate synthase A, which yields MLDSVEITGAASGRRAEILTPEALHFLASLEHRFGGRRTELLAMRQERQRRWDAGELPGFLPETESLRAADWKVSPPPHDLLDRRVEITGPVERKMMINALNSGARVFMADLEDANAPTWDNIIDGQVNLWDAVRRAISLTTDDGRHYSLAEETAILMVRPRGLHLVERHALVDGVPMAAGFFDLGLYLFHNAAELVRRGSGPYCYLPKMESHLEARLWDDLFLHAEAVLGLPVGTIRATVLIETVLAAFEMEEILHELREHCAGLNAGRWDYIFSIVKTFRNRPEMVLPDRGSITMTVPFMGAYTRQLVRACHRRGAHAIGGMAAFIPNRRNPEVTERALEQVAADKRREARDGFDGTWVAHPDLVATAMSEFDAVLDGRPNQAGRLRDDVTPDAAALLDVAVPGGLITETGLRQNVSVGIRYLASWLSGVGAAAIDDLMEDAATAEISRTQVWQWVRHGAVMDDGTVITDGLVRAIAAEEVSRIEAAEPPPRLDDALGLFLEVALADEFIPFLTIPAYDLI from the coding sequence ATGCTCGACTCCGTAGAGATCACCGGAGCCGCATCTGGGCGCCGCGCCGAGATCCTCACCCCGGAGGCACTGCACTTCCTGGCCTCGCTCGAGCACCGATTCGGCGGCCGTCGCACCGAACTGCTGGCCATGCGCCAGGAGCGCCAACGCCGATGGGACGCCGGCGAGCTGCCCGGCTTCCTGCCCGAGACCGAGTCGCTTCGGGCAGCAGACTGGAAGGTGAGCCCCCCTCCCCATGATCTGCTCGACCGCCGCGTGGAGATCACCGGGCCGGTCGAACGCAAGATGATGATCAACGCCCTCAACTCGGGGGCTCGCGTCTTCATGGCAGACCTCGAGGACGCCAACGCTCCCACCTGGGACAACATCATCGACGGGCAGGTGAACCTCTGGGATGCGGTGCGCCGGGCGATCTCCTTGACCACCGACGATGGCCGGCACTACAGCCTCGCCGAGGAGACGGCCATTCTGATGGTGAGGCCCAGGGGGCTGCACCTCGTCGAGCGCCACGCCCTGGTCGACGGCGTGCCCATGGCCGCCGGCTTCTTCGATCTCGGCCTCTACCTCTTCCACAACGCCGCCGAACTGGTGCGCCGGGGAAGCGGGCCCTACTGCTACTTGCCCAAGATGGAGAGCCATCTGGAGGCTCGGCTGTGGGACGACCTCTTCCTCCACGCCGAGGCGGTGCTCGGCCTGCCGGTGGGAACGATTCGAGCCACCGTGCTGATCGAAACCGTCCTCGCAGCCTTCGAGATGGAGGAGATCCTTCACGAGTTGAGGGAGCACTGTGCCGGCCTCAACGCCGGGCGTTGGGACTACATCTTCAGCATCGTCAAGACCTTCCGCAACCGCCCCGAGATGGTGCTTCCCGACCGCGGCTCGATCACGATGACCGTGCCCTTCATGGGCGCCTACACCCGACAGCTGGTTCGGGCATGCCACCGGCGAGGTGCCCACGCCATCGGCGGCATGGCGGCGTTCATTCCCAACCGGCGGAATCCGGAGGTCACCGAGCGGGCTCTGGAGCAGGTGGCCGCCGACAAGCGGCGCGAGGCGAGAGACGGCTTCGACGGAACCTGGGTGGCCCATCCCGACCTGGTGGCCACCGCCATGTCCGAGTTCGACGCCGTGCTCGACGGCCGGCCCAACCAGGCCGGAAGGCTTCGCGACGATGTCACCCCCGACGCCGCCGCCCTGCTCGATGTGGCCGTCCCCGGTGGGTTGATCACCGAGACTGGTTTGCGTCAGAACGTGTCGGTGGGAATCCGGTACCTGGCGTCCTGGCTGAGCGGCGTCGGCGCCGCCGCCATCGACGACCTGATGGAGGATGCCGCCACCGCCGAGATCTCCCGCACCCAGGTGTGGCAGTGGGTTCGCCATGGGGCGGTCATGGACGATGGCACCGTCATCACCGATGGGCTGGTGAGGGCGATCGCCGCCGAGGAGGTGTCCCGGATCGAGGCCGCCGAGCCGCCGCCACGTCTCGACGATGCCCTGGGCCTGTTCCTCGAGGTGGCGCTCGCCGACGAGTTCATCCCCTTCCTGACCATTCCCGCATACGATCTGATCTGA
- a CDS encoding RNA-binding protein → MNLFVGNLPYTTTSEDLVSLFSQYGTVERASVISDRDTGRSRGFGFCEMPDADGRKAIEALDGYEMDGRRINVNEARPRTR, encoded by the coding sequence GTGAATCTATTTGTGGGGAATCTCCCCTATACGACCACCAGCGAAGACCTGGTGAGTCTCTTCTCCCAGTACGGAACCGTGGAGCGTGCGTCCGTGATCAGCGATCGCGACACCGGACGCTCCCGCGGCTTCGGCTTCTGCGAGATGCCCGATGCCGACGGCCGCAAGGCCATCGAGGCACTCGACGGGTACGAGATGGACGGCCGTCGAATCAACGTCAACGAGGCGCGTCCCCGCACCCGCTGA
- the aceK gene encoding bifunctional isocitrate dehydrogenase kinase/phosphatase, with the protein MTDVGPGDPAAAGLSVILEAYAAHRCEFDRITARAGTHFASRQWREMQADATRRLGSYRAAIDRLEEAVAAAMGGRTGDRFVWAEMKRRLAAELAGRHDAPLAATFFNSITRRLFGTVGVARDVEFVSGEAPPREGRGDPVSLPIPSAPAPELVGKIIASVSPGVAFEDPVRDALLVGERIAGAIPPGPVAAEMAVKPFYRGLGGYLVGRLLPEDGPALPIVLAVGNHPEGARVEAVLLDEQDVSILFSYTRSYFHVETEDPAALVEFLSGLLPRKRRAELWISIGFDKHGKTELYGDLIGFLESSGERFERAPGVPGMVMVAFGMPSQDLVFKVIRDSFPAPKQTTRRAVMERYRLVFGHDRAGRLIDAWEFEHLELDRDRFEPGLLDELLSTAGRSVEAVGSRVVLHHAYVERRVTPLDVYVRTRPSQQAAAALIDMGDAVRDLALSGIFPGDMLVKNFGVTRSGRVVFYDYDELALLTTVNFRRIPEPEHPEDEMRSGPTWGAGPADVFPEEFRSFLGLPEPLREIFETVHADLFDPITWHRIQDLVRRGEPVEIPPYAPQRRLDTTR; encoded by the coding sequence ATGACCGACGTCGGGCCTGGCGACCCGGCGGCCGCCGGACTGTCGGTGATCCTGGAGGCCTACGCCGCCCACCGCTGCGAATTCGACCGCATCACCGCCCGCGCCGGTACCCACTTCGCCTCCAGGCAATGGCGAGAGATGCAGGCCGACGCCACGCGGCGTCTCGGCTCCTATCGGGCGGCGATCGACCGACTGGAGGAAGCCGTAGCCGCAGCCATGGGCGGCCGCACCGGGGATAGGTTCGTATGGGCCGAGATGAAGCGCAGGCTGGCTGCCGAACTGGCAGGACGGCACGACGCCCCGCTGGCTGCGACCTTCTTCAACTCGATCACGAGGCGGCTGTTCGGCACGGTCGGCGTGGCCCGCGACGTCGAGTTCGTCTCCGGGGAGGCGCCACCACGGGAGGGAAGGGGCGACCCGGTGAGCCTGCCCATCCCGAGCGCCCCTGCTCCCGAGTTGGTCGGAAAGATCATTGCTTCGGTGTCGCCGGGTGTCGCCTTCGAGGATCCCGTCCGTGACGCCCTCCTCGTAGGCGAGCGTATCGCCGGGGCGATCCCACCCGGCCCCGTGGCCGCGGAGATGGCGGTGAAGCCGTTCTACCGCGGCCTGGGCGGCTACCTGGTGGGGCGTCTGCTTCCTGAGGACGGACCGGCGCTTCCCATCGTCCTCGCCGTGGGCAACCACCCCGAAGGTGCCCGCGTCGAGGCCGTCCTCCTCGACGAGCAGGACGTATCCATCCTGTTCTCCTACACGCGGTCCTACTTCCACGTCGAGACGGAGGACCCGGCGGCCCTGGTGGAGTTCCTGAGCGGCCTTCTACCTCGCAAGCGACGCGCCGAGCTCTGGATCTCGATCGGATTCGACAAGCACGGCAAGACCGAGTTGTACGGCGACCTCATCGGATTCCTGGAGTCCAGTGGCGAACGATTCGAGCGAGCCCCGGGTGTGCCCGGGATGGTGATGGTCGCCTTCGGCATGCCGTCGCAGGACCTGGTGTTCAAGGTGATCCGGGACTCGTTTCCCGCTCCCAAGCAGACCACCCGGCGCGCCGTCATGGAACGGTACCGCCTGGTCTTCGGCCATGACCGCGCCGGGCGTCTCATCGACGCCTGGGAGTTCGAACACCTCGAGCTGGATCGGGACCGCTTCGAACCCGGATTGCTCGACGAGCTGCTCTCCACCGCAGGCCGTTCGGTCGAGGCGGTCGGAAGCAGGGTGGTGCTGCACCATGCATATGTGGAGCGCAGGGTGACACCACTCGACGTGTATGTGCGAACCCGGCCGTCGCAGCAGGCGGCGGCGGCCCTGATCGACATGGGTGATGCGGTGCGCGACCTGGCACTCTCGGGGATCTTCCCGGGCGACATGCTGGTGAAGAACTTCGGCGTCACCCGCTCCGGGCGGGTCGTGTTCTACGACTACGACGAGCTGGCACTCCTCACCACGGTCAACTTCCGTCGGATCCCCGAGCCGGAGCACCCGGAGGACGAGATGCGTTCGGGACCGACCTGGGGCGCCGGACCTGCCGACGTGTTCCCCGAGGAGTTCCGCTCGTTCCTCGGTCTGCCGGAGCCGTTACGGGAGATCTTCGAGACGGTGCATGCCGATCTCTTCGATCCGATCACCTGGCATCGGATTCAGGACCTGGTTCGGCGGGGGGAGCCCGTCGAGATCCCCCCGTACGCCCCACAGCGACGGCTCGACACGACTCGGTGA
- a CDS encoding VWA domain-containing protein: MTTDTPVHIAVVLDRSGSMASIADDVVGGFNAYLGEQQKVRGEARLTLAQFDSEDPFEVLVDGTDITTVQPLAREAYRPRGTTPLFDAIGRMIARIDTEVARRRVDGEPAEDQVVVILTDGLENASREFSRADVLPLIEHRRSSGWVFVFLGADQDSLAAGGAIGVAAPNARNWSKSKQGVEQVYRDLSRSTTLHREKAAALRRQDADHFYVPEAESEPAK, from the coding sequence ATGACCACAGACACCCCGGTACACATCGCCGTCGTACTCGACAGGTCGGGCTCGATGGCCTCGATCGCCGACGACGTCGTCGGCGGCTTCAACGCCTACCTCGGCGAGCAGCAGAAGGTCCGAGGCGAGGCTCGGCTCACGCTCGCCCAGTTCGACTCGGAAGACCCTTTCGAGGTGCTGGTCGACGGCACCGACATCACGACCGTGCAACCCCTGGCGCGGGAGGCGTACCGGCCCCGAGGCACCACGCCCCTGTTCGATGCCATCGGCAGGATGATCGCCCGCATCGACACCGAAGTCGCCCGCAGGAGAGTCGACGGCGAGCCCGCCGAAGACCAGGTCGTGGTGATCCTCACCGACGGCTTGGAGAATGCCAGCCGGGAGTTCAGCCGGGCCGACGTCCTCCCACTGATCGAACACCGCCGCTCCAGTGGCTGGGTGTTCGTGTTCCTCGGTGCCGACCAGGACTCGCTCGCCGCCGGCGGGGCGATCGGTGTGGCGGCACCGAACGCGCGGAACTGGTCGAAGTCCAAGCAGGGCGTGGAGCAGGTGTATCGCGACCTGAGTCGTTCGACGACCCTGCACCGGGAGAAGGCGGCAGCACTCCGGCGTCAGGATGCCGACCACTTCTACGTGCCTGAGGCGGAGAGCGAGCCCGCGAAGTAG
- a CDS encoding SHOCT domain-containing protein, translating into MTTEHLRVSPKAGATLIVSLAFASAGITALFLGMRSVMDIGGFCAEGGPYVIEHHCPDGVAGVMVGSIWLGAIAAIIYAVTAARARIPSFVAFFWPALFVSLGWNFLEYSFDPPVGSGPVWGWLIPGVLFVLMGAVPLWLWIRMGGFSAGGIRSGRTEVDGPHIGPVVAPFPVAEAPPSSESIEGHDLVATLERLDELHRSGSLSDDEFAKAKRRLLS; encoded by the coding sequence GTGACCACCGAGCACCTCAGGGTGTCGCCGAAGGCCGGAGCGACTCTCATCGTGAGCCTCGCCTTCGCCTCGGCCGGGATCACCGCCCTCTTCCTCGGGATGCGGTCGGTGATGGACATCGGCGGGTTCTGCGCCGAAGGTGGCCCCTACGTCATCGAGCACCACTGCCCCGATGGGGTCGCCGGGGTCATGGTGGGTTCGATCTGGCTGGGAGCAATCGCCGCCATCATCTACGCGGTTACTGCCGCCCGCGCCCGCATCCCTTCGTTCGTCGCCTTCTTCTGGCCGGCGCTGTTCGTGTCACTGGGCTGGAACTTTCTCGAGTACTCGTTCGATCCGCCCGTCGGCTCAGGGCCGGTGTGGGGGTGGCTGATCCCTGGAGTCCTCTTCGTCCTCATGGGCGCCGTGCCGCTGTGGCTCTGGATAAGGATGGGAGGCTTCAGCGCCGGCGGCATCCGATCCGGGCGAACCGAAGTGGATGGCCCCCACATCGGCCCTGTGGTGGCGCCGTTCCCGGTGGCGGAGGCACCGCCGTCGTCCGAATCCATCGAGGGCCACGATCTGGTCGCCACCCTCGAACGCCTCGACGAACTCCATCGCTCCGGCTCCCTGAGCGATGACGAGTTCGCCAAGGCGAAACGGAGGCTGCTCTCATGA
- a CDS encoding LysE family transporter, whose protein sequence is MLEALLGGLAAGFGIAIPVGAIAILIVETGMRCGFRCAAFAGAGAATADLLYATAAVFGGAAIASAVEASATPFKYGSAAILALMAFAGLRKARRSRSAGLTTFDQVPNRGELLRTYGKFLGLTVVNPLTVVYFTVFVVGLGIAESLDATQGIVFAGSAFAASLSWQTLLAAIGASAHRRLPDRFRFIASVVGNLIVLGLAVLVVTR, encoded by the coding sequence ATGCTCGAGGCGCTTCTCGGTGGGCTCGCCGCCGGGTTCGGCATCGCCATCCCGGTCGGGGCCATCGCCATCCTCATCGTCGAGACCGGCATGCGCTGCGGGTTCCGCTGCGCAGCCTTCGCCGGGGCAGGCGCCGCCACCGCCGATCTCCTATACGCAACGGCAGCAGTGTTCGGCGGTGCCGCCATCGCCTCGGCTGTCGAGGCCTCGGCGACGCCGTTCAAGTACGGGAGCGCAGCCATCCTGGCGCTGATGGCTTTCGCCGGGCTCCGCAAGGCGCGGCGATCGCGATCGGCCGGTCTCACCACCTTCGACCAGGTTCCGAACCGGGGCGAGCTGCTCCGTACCTACGGGAAGTTCCTCGGCCTGACGGTGGTCAACCCCCTCACCGTCGTCTACTTCACCGTATTCGTGGTAGGGCTGGGCATCGCCGAGAGCCTCGACGCCACTCAGGGAATCGTGTTCGCCGGATCGGCCTTCGCCGCATCCCTGTCGTGGCAGACCCTGCTGGCCGCCATCGGCGCCTCGGCACACCGCCGACTGCCCGATCGCTTCAGGTTCATCGCCTCGGTTGTAGGCAACCTGATCGTGCTCGGTCTGGCAGTGCTCGTGGTGACGCGGTAG
- a CDS encoding helix-turn-helix transcriptional regulator: MATEATGADSGFYEALGRSIQVLRTDRGLKRRELATRAGISYSYLASIENGNKQPSSSVLIAIAEALGLRSHELMAAAEQRQERGPLTTEYPSWLTGDRRPSSQGGPPRAPVARTEGPDLAAFLDEMTDLAAPLDPHEREVLLRLARKLAPRER; this comes from the coding sequence ATGGCCACCGAGGCGACCGGTGCCGACTCCGGGTTCTACGAGGCTCTGGGCAGAAGCATCCAGGTGCTGAGGACCGACCGGGGGCTGAAGCGCAGGGAGCTGGCGACCCGTGCCGGCATCTCGTACTCCTACCTGGCCTCCATCGAGAACGGGAACAAGCAGCCGTCGTCGTCGGTGCTCATCGCCATCGCCGAGGCACTCGGACTTCGCAGCCACGAGCTGATGGCGGCTGCCGAACAGCGCCAGGAGCGGGGACCCCTCACCACCGAGTACCCGTCGTGGCTCACCGGGGATCGCCGGCCGTCGTCGCAGGGCGGGCCACCTCGAGCGCCGGTGGCCAGGACCGAGGGCCCCGACCTCGCCGCTTTCCTGGATGAGATGACCGACCTTGCAGCCCCCCTCGATCCACACGAGCGAGAGGTGCTGCTGCGCCTTGCCCGAAAGTTGGCCCCGCGCGAGCGCTGA